Genomic segment of Clostridium sp. Marseille-P299:
TGTCGAATTCGCAAGATACACAACAAGCACTTATTGTTTCAGGTGGATGTATTTTAGTTATGTGCATATGTATTTTGTTTGCAAAGAAATTCCATAGACGTAAGTATCATATATAATAAAATTATAATAAAAAGTTTAAAACGCATGTGAGCAAGAATGTAATATAAGATAATGTCAGTTTAGAATTCTAGATTCAAAAGAATTTGTTAATTGAAAAATATTTTATACATCATTTAGAACTTACATGCGTTTTTTGAAATCAAACTTGAGAGAACTAAAATCACTGTGACGATTTGGAAAAAGTTATTGCTTTTTATGAATTCTATTGATATCATAATATCCAAAAGAAAAAAGATGGTGATGGAACATGCAGAGTGGAAATATAAAATTAACAGCTACGGATCGAATCATTTTAAATTCTTATCGTAGCTTATTGGATGGACTAGCTGATTATTTGGGAACAGGGTTTGAATTTGTATTGCATAGCTTAGAAGATTACGAAAGTTCGGTAATTAAAATTATTAATGGACATCATACAGGGCGGAAATTAGGCGCTCCAATCACAGATTTAGCACTTAATATGCTAAATAAAATTCAAGAAGAAAACTTAGATGGGTATGTCTCTTATGATTCAAAGAATAAAAAAGGTAGACCTCTTCGTTCAACAACGATAAGCGTTTATGGAGAACGCCATCGTATCATTGGATTAATCTGTATTAATTTTTATAAGGATACACCTCTTTCAGAAACATTTCCGTTTTTTGAAATTCAAAATACTACAACCCCTACTGTAATGAATGAAAACTTCGCTGATGATGTAGATAATTTAATTGAACAAGCTTATACAGAAGCATTTCACCGCGTAATGTCAGATGAAAGCATTTCAAACACTCTTAAGAATAAGGAGATTATCAATATTCTATACAATCAAGGGATATTTAGAATGAAAGATGCAGTAGTAAAAGTAGCGAAAGTAATGGATGTAAGTAAGAATACTGTTTATATGCACTTAAGATCAATTAAAGATAAATAGAGAAAAGCATAAACTGAAAATAACGGATGAAAAAAGAAGAAGAGAAAATTAATTGTTCGTTATGCTTAAAGTTCATTAATAAAATGAATGATGAAATTAAATAAATAGCTGTTGCAAGGAACGTTTTATAAAAACGTAGACAATATGCAATAGCTTTTTTTATTTCAATTTTTATCGTTATACTGATGTGATAAGCTCATTACAGTTATCCAAATATTCCTTTAAAATAAGGCGTTTACATACAACATATGGAAAAAGAATGAAATAAAATAATGCGAATTTATAATTGACTGAAATATATTTTAGTGATATAATCAAAACATAGAGAAAAGCTATAAAAATACATAGAAATGAGGACAAAATTATGCAAAAAATTAGTACAACAAAAGCACCTGCAGCTATCGGACCATATTGCCAGGCAATGGTAGTAAATGGAGTGTTATATACATCTGGTCAGATACCACTAGATCCAGCAAACGGAGCAGTAGTTGAAGGTGGAATTAAAGAACAAACTACTCAAGTAATGAAAAACTTACAGGCAGTTTTAGAAGAAGCAAATTCTTCTTTCGAAAACGTATTTAAAACAACTTGTTTCTTATCAGATATGGGTAACTTTGCAGCATTCAATGAAGTATATGCTGAATATTTCACAGGAAACCCAGCTCGTTCTTGCGTAGCTGTAAAGGAATTACCAAAGGGCGTATTAGTAGAAGTTGAAGTAATTGCCTTAACAAAATAATTGCTTTTATAAAGAAACTTCTATAAATAGTATCTGAAAAATATCTAAACATTTTACAGGGAAGTTTCAATATGGTTCAGGTGTTACAAATCTTTGATATAAGAGTTGCGATATCTGGACCAAATATATAATTGGGAAAAATAAGAATTAAGTGAATGCTAAAATATTTTAATGATCAATTAATAAACTTATAAGACCCGAGAAATATGGAACAACACTAGATATCCATTGACAATCATAAATCAATTTAGCAAAAGTTCGGATTGAAATAATAAGATTGTAAGTGGATATTAAATTTCTACATCATTATTGCATAACAGTTACTAATTAAATTTATAAGGGGAACATAAATTTAGCTGATAAGTGTTATAACGATAAATTAGAACGGTAGAGCGAAGCATGAATGCGGAAAAAATCATTGAAGAATTTAAAAAGAGCGGAAAACGTCATATCTTTATTACTGGATCCAGTTCTATGGGGAAATCAACGTTATGCAGAGAATTAAGCGCTTTGTTAAATGCGAATTTATTGACAATAAAAGAAGTATTTATGGAAGCAGTCTTATCTTTTTTGAAAAACAATGAAAATGTATGGATTTCAATTGATGAAATTGTTTTAACAAAAAAAGATGAGTGCGAATATACGGAACTTATTAAGAAGCAATTACATGAGAGCCATTGTATTCTTACCTTTAGGAACGATATAGAAAAACCGTTATTCGAGTATTTAAAGCAATATGAAGATGCATATGTTATCAATTTAGATAATCAAACGTTTGATGTAAGTTGCATTGTTATGGCGAGTGGAGCAGGTTCTAGGTTTGGTTCCAATAAATTATTGGCTAGTTTTAATGGGAAAACGCTCATTGAACACATCCTAGATACAATACCGTATACCATGTTAAAAGAAGTAATTTTAGTAACAAGATACAAGGAAGTAGAAGAGATTTCTAAGAATTATCCACTTACTTGTATTGTACATGATTTGCCTAGACAAAGTGATACAATTCGAATAGGTATGGATCATATTACTGACTCAAAAGGGTGTATGTTTTTAACTTGTGACCAACCACTAAGAACTAAGAAGTCGTTAAGAAAGCTAATTCTTAATTTTAACGATCACCAAGATTTTATGGTACGACTGGGGTATCGTGAAATCGTTGGAAATCCTGTTATATTTCCAAACAGGTATTATGAAGAATTAAAGCAATTACAACCAGGACAAAAAGGTTCTACAGTGGTAAAAGCTCATTTCGAAAACATGATTGTAGTGCAAGCAAACCATAGGTACGAGTTAGCAGATACAGATACGATGGATGATTTCATCCGGTTATCAAGGATTGCTGATTAGAAAGGAAGAAAAATGTTTTTAATAGGAAACGGTAGATTATTTACAAGAGATTCAGAGCATCCATATATGGAATGCGGTGGAATCTTAGTTGATGGAAACCTAATTAAAGAAGTAGGCGACTTTAACGAATTAAAAGAAAAATATCCAAATGTAGAAGTGATTGATGCAAAGAATCAAATCATCATGCCAGCTTTTATTAATGTGCATAATCATATTTATTCTGCATTAGCAAGAGGTTTAAGTATTAAAAATCATAATCCAAAAAATTTCATCGAAATTCTTGAAGGTTTATGGTGGAACTTAGACGAACACTTAACATTAGAAGACGATAAAGTAAGTGCTGAAGTAACATATTTAAACTGTATTGAAAATGGTGTAACTACCGTATTTGATCATCATGCCAGCTATAAAAAAACAGAAGGCAGCTTAATGGAAATTGCTAAGGTAGCAAAAGACTATAAGATTCGTACCTGTTTATGCTATGAAGTAAGTGATCGTAATGGCGAAGAAGAAATGAAGAAAGCAGTAAAAGAAAATGTAGACTTCATTAACTATGCAAATAACGATACAACAGACATGATCAAAGGAACAATGGGATTACATGCTAGTTTTACTTTAAGTGATGAAACATTACGTTATGTAGTAGAACAAAATCCTAAAGATGCTGGATACCATGTACATATAGCAGAAGGAATGGCGGATGTAGAAGACAGCCTTTCAAAATATGGAGTTCGTACGGTAGAACGTTTGAATTCTATGGGTATCCTTGGACCAAAGACCGTTGCAGGACATTGTATTTATATTGATGATAAAGAATTAGATATCTTAAAAGAAACAGATACAATGGTAGTTCATAACCCAGAAAGTAATATGGGTAATGCTGTTGGTGCTCCTGATGTATTAAAGATTTTTGATAAAGGAATCTTAATTGGATTAGGAACTGATGGTTATACAAATGACATGGTAGAAAGCTATAAAGTAGCGAACATTTTACAAAAACACATTCATAAAGATCCAAACTGTGCTTGGGGTGAAATTCCTACAATGTTATTTGAAAATAATGCAAAAATTGCAAATCGTTTCTTCTCTACACCACTTGGTAAGATTAAAGAAGGATATGCAGCAGACATTATTTTTGTAGATTATGATCCTTTAACACCAATGGATGAGAATAATTTAAATTCTCATGTAATGTTTGGTATGAATGGATATTCCGTAACTACAACAATTTGTAATGGAGAAGTTCTAATGAAAGATCGTGAATTACTTCATATTGATAAGAAAAAGGTTATGGAAGAAAGTAGAAAACAGGCAGCTGATTTATGGCAGCGAGTAAATGCAAATAGATAAAAAAAGAAAGGTTTACGGGTGTAAAAATGAGCGACATTATGGTACAAATTCCTTTTCATAAAATTATGGAAAGAGTTATGTTTGAGAAAGAGAACTATAATACCGTTTTTGGAGTAAGTAACTTATATACTCATGATGGAAGTAAAGATTTAAATTTATTTGGCGGAAAATTAGAGAATCCTTTTGGACCAGCAGCAGGCCCACATACACAATTAGCGCAGAACTTAGTAGCAGCTTATGTTGGAGGAAGTAGATTCTTCGAGCTTAAAACTGTTCAAACATTAGATGGACATGATTTACATGTTGAAAAACCATGTATTCGTGCAGACGATGAATGTTATAACGTTGAATGGTCAACTGAACTTTATGTAACTCAAGCGTTAGAAGAGTACATAAAAGGTTGGTATGCAATCAAATTAATCGCTAAAGAGTATGGTTTTGGTGATCCAGAAAAATTCATCTTTAACATGTCCGTAGGATATAACTTAGAAGGAATTCAGTCAAAGAAAATTGATGATTTCATTGAAGGTTTAAAAGATGCTTCTCATACAAGCACATGGAAAGAATGTGAAGAATGGGCTTTAGCACACGTAAACGAATTCAAAAATGTAGATGAAGCTTACATTAAATCAATTTCTCCAAAGATTTGTAATTCCATTACATTATCTACAATGCATGGATGTCCAAGTGATGAAATTGAAGGCATCATTACACACTTATTAACAAATAAGAAAATTAATACTTACTTAAAATGTAACCCAACATTATTAGGATATGATTTCGTAAGAAAAACAATGGATGAAATGGGTTATGACTACATGACATTTGAAAAAGAAGGCTTTGAACATGATTTACAATATGCAGATGCAGTTGCTTTAATCAAGAAGATGCAAGAACTTGGAAAAGCAAATGGTTTAGCATTTGGTGTTAAATTATCAAATACCTTCCATGTAAAAGTTAAAAATAGCGAGTTACCTGGCGAAGACATGTACATGTCAGGAAAGGCTCTTTATCCATTAACAATTAATGTAGCTGCTAAATTAGCGAAAGATTTCGATGGTAAATTACCAATGTCCTTCTCCGGTGGAGCAGATGCAAACAACATTCAGAATATCTTTAATACAGGTATCTGGCCTATTACAGTAGCTACAATCTTATTAAAACCAACAGGTTACAATGTAACTAAGAAATTAGCAACATTATTAGATGAATGTGCATTCCCAGCAGATCAAACTGTTGATGTAGCTGCATTAGAAAAACTTGCAAAAGAAGCAATCGAAGATAAGAATTACAGAAAATCAGAAGTAGCACGTAAGAAACCACTTGCTGTATTCGGTGAAAATGTAAACGTAAAAGTAGATTGTAAAGTAACATGTGGAAGCTGTGTTAATGTCTGTCCAAACCGTGCCAATACAACACTTAATGTAGCTGGCGCAAAACGCATGATGCACATTGACGATTACTGTAATGAATGCGGAAACTGCTACATCTTCTGTCCAGATAAATGTACACCATACAAAGATCGTTTAACATTATTTGCAGGTAAAAAGGAATTAGAAGATAGTACAAACCAAGGTTTTGCAGTTAATAATGATTCTGTAGTATATCGTTACGAAGGCGAAGTAAAAGAATGTGCTATTACAGAAGCACCAGAAGTAATTCAAAACTTTATTACAGCAATTAAAGAACAACAACCATATTTACTATAGGATTACACAATATAAATCATTTTCATAAAGAAGCTGTTGCATATTTTGTAACAGCTTCCAGTGAAAAAGAAGTTAGAGCGATAGAATAAGATTCTTTCAATCTACGGGTTTATGCCATATTCGATTTAACAAGTAGCGTAAGGGGATTGTAAATATCCACTTTGATTTGTTACATAGATTTGAATAGGCGAAAGGAGTAAATATGAAGATTATAAAAAATGGAACACTCGTAAGTTCTACAAAAACATGGAATGCAGATATCGCAATTGAAAATGATAAAATCGTAGAAATTGCTCCTACAATTGAAGCAAAACCAAGCGATGAAGTATATGATGCTACAGGTTGCTATGTTTTCCCAGGATTCATTGATGGTCATACACATTTTGATATGGATGCTGGAGCAGCACATACTGCTGACGATTTTGTTAGTGGAACAAAGGCTGCAGTTATTAATGGAACAACAACAATTGTAGATTTTGCTACACAGGAAAAAGGTCAAACATTGAAAGAAGCATACGATGTTTGGATGAAGAAAGCAAAAGATAAAAGCTCATGTAATTACCGTTTCCATATGGCAATTACTGATTGGAACGATAAAGTAAAAGAAGAAATGAATACGATGCCAGAGCTAGGAATCACTTCCTTTAAAATGTATATGGCATACGATAATTTAATTTCTAATGATGAAGAAATCTTAGAGTGTTTAAGAAAAATCAAAGAAATTGATGGTGTATTAGGTGTACACTGCGAAAATGGAACATTAATTAATGCTTTAACAAAAGAGAAAATTGAAGCAGGAGAGACAACACCAAGCGCTCATCCAACTTCTAGACCGGACTATGTTGAGGCAGAAGCAATTAATCGTTTAGCTTACATTAGTTCCTTAGCAGGACATCCAGTAAATGTAGTTCATCTAAGTTCTCTAGCAGGTCTTAATGAAGTTAGAAATGCTAGAAAAAGAGGACAGGAAATTACAGTAGAAACTTGTCCACAGTATCTTTTATTAGATGATCATTATTATGACTTAGAAAACTTTGAAGGTGCGAAATATGTAATGTCTCCTCCTTTGCGAAAAGTTACGGATAATAAAGCATTGATTCAAGCAATTGTAGATAGAGAAATTGATACAATAGCTACCGATCATTGTAGTTTTAACTTCAAAAACGACAAAGAATTAGGAAAAAATGATTTTCGTAAGATTCCAAATGGTGGACCAGGAGTGGAACATCGTCCACAACTCATTTATACATATTTAGTAGATGCAGGACATATCGATGTTTCAAGAATGTGCGAATTAATTTCCACAAATCCAGCAAAACGTTTTGGAATGTATCCAGAGAAAGGTGTTCTTGAAGTTGGAAGCGATGCAGATATCGTAATTTTCACACCAAATTATGAAGGTGAGATTACATGGAAAAATCAATTACAAAATGTTGATTACACACCTTATGAAGGATTTAAAGTAAAAGGTCAAGCAAAAACTGTGTTTGTTAATGGTGAATGCGTTGTAGATAACGCAGCAATTGTGAAAGAAAGACAAGGAACATACGTCCTTGGACCAAGGGGTGCGAAATAATGTATCAAATTACCGTAAATGGAGTTAAGTACGAACGTGAGGAAGATAAGAAATTATTAGATTTCTTACGTTATGATTTAGGAATCACATCTGCAAAAGACGGATGTAGTGAAGGCGCATGTGGAACTTGTACCGTTTTAGTTGATGGTAAAAAAGTTAGAGCATGTATTTTTACACTTTCTAAACTTGATGGAAAGTCAGTAATTACAGTAGAAGGCTTAAGCGAACGTGAAAAAGAAGTTTATGCTTATGCATTTGGAGATACTGGAGCTGTTCAGTGTGGATTCTGTATCCCAGGTATGGTTATCTCAGCGAAATCCTTACTAGATACAAACTTAAATCCAACAAGAGAAGAAGTTAAAAAAGCAATCATGGGAAATATCTGTCGTTGTACAGGTTATGCCAAGATAGAAGAAGCAATTCTTTTATCTGCTAAAATGTTTAGAGAAAACTTACCAATCCCTGAAAGCAATAGCACAGGTAAAGTTGGTGAGCATTTAGGAAGAATTGATGCTAGAGAAAAAGTACT
This window contains:
- a CDS encoding helix-turn-helix transcriptional regulator, whose translation is MQSGNIKLTATDRIILNSYRSLLDGLADYLGTGFEFVLHSLEDYESSVIKIINGHHTGRKLGAPITDLALNMLNKIQEENLDGYVSYDSKNKKGRPLRSTTISVYGERHRIIGLICINFYKDTPLSETFPFFEIQNTTTPTVMNENFADDVDNLIEQAYTEAFHRVMSDESISNTLKNKEIINILYNQGIFRMKDAVVKVAKVMDVSKNTVYMHLRSIKDK
- a CDS encoding RidA family protein, with translation MQKISTTKAPAAIGPYCQAMVVNGVLYTSGQIPLDPANGAVVEGGIKEQTTQVMKNLQAVLEEANSSFENVFKTTCFLSDMGNFAAFNEVYAEYFTGNPARSCVAVKELPKGVLVEVEVIALTK
- a CDS encoding nucleotidyltransferase family protein: MNAEKIIEEFKKSGKRHIFITGSSSMGKSTLCRELSALLNANLLTIKEVFMEAVLSFLKNNENVWISIDEIVLTKKDECEYTELIKKQLHESHCILTFRNDIEKPLFEYLKQYEDAYVINLDNQTFDVSCIVMASGAGSRFGSNKLLASFNGKTLIEHILDTIPYTMLKEVILVTRYKEVEEISKNYPLTCIVHDLPRQSDTIRIGMDHITDSKGCMFLTCDQPLRTKKSLRKLILNFNDHQDFMVRLGYREIVGNPVIFPNRYYEELKQLQPGQKGSTVVKAHFENMIVVQANHRYELADTDTMDDFIRLSRIAD
- the ssnA gene encoding putative aminohydrolase SsnA, yielding MFLIGNGRLFTRDSEHPYMECGGILVDGNLIKEVGDFNELKEKYPNVEVIDAKNQIIMPAFINVHNHIYSALARGLSIKNHNPKNFIEILEGLWWNLDEHLTLEDDKVSAEVTYLNCIENGVTTVFDHHASYKKTEGSLMEIAKVAKDYKIRTCLCYEVSDRNGEEEMKKAVKENVDFINYANNDTTDMIKGTMGLHASFTLSDETLRYVVEQNPKDAGYHVHIAEGMADVEDSLSKYGVRTVERLNSMGILGPKTVAGHCIYIDDKELDILKETDTMVVHNPESNMGNAVGAPDVLKIFDKGILIGLGTDGYTNDMVESYKVANILQKHIHKDPNCAWGEIPTMLFENNAKIANRFFSTPLGKIKEGYAADIIFVDYDPLTPMDENNLNSHVMFGMNGYSVTTTICNGEVLMKDRELLHIDKKKVMEESRKQAADLWQRVNANR
- a CDS encoding selenate reductase; amino-acid sequence: MSDIMVQIPFHKIMERVMFEKENYNTVFGVSNLYTHDGSKDLNLFGGKLENPFGPAAGPHTQLAQNLVAAYVGGSRFFELKTVQTLDGHDLHVEKPCIRADDECYNVEWSTELYVTQALEEYIKGWYAIKLIAKEYGFGDPEKFIFNMSVGYNLEGIQSKKIDDFIEGLKDASHTSTWKECEEWALAHVNEFKNVDEAYIKSISPKICNSITLSTMHGCPSDEIEGIITHLLTNKKINTYLKCNPTLLGYDFVRKTMDEMGYDYMTFEKEGFEHDLQYADAVALIKKMQELGKANGLAFGVKLSNTFHVKVKNSELPGEDMYMSGKALYPLTINVAAKLAKDFDGKLPMSFSGGADANNIQNIFNTGIWPITVATILLKPTGYNVTKKLATLLDECAFPADQTVDVAALEKLAKEAIEDKNYRKSEVARKKPLAVFGENVNVKVDCKVTCGSCVNVCPNRANTTLNVAGAKRMMHIDDYCNECGNCYIFCPDKCTPYKDRLTLFAGKKELEDSTNQGFAVNNDSVVYRYEGEVKECAITEAPEVIQNFITAIKEQQPYLL
- the hydA gene encoding dihydropyrimidinase; protein product: MKIIKNGTLVSSTKTWNADIAIENDKIVEIAPTIEAKPSDEVYDATGCYVFPGFIDGHTHFDMDAGAAHTADDFVSGTKAAVINGTTTIVDFATQEKGQTLKEAYDVWMKKAKDKSSCNYRFHMAITDWNDKVKEEMNTMPELGITSFKMYMAYDNLISNDEEILECLRKIKEIDGVLGVHCENGTLINALTKEKIEAGETTPSAHPTSRPDYVEAEAINRLAYISSLAGHPVNVVHLSSLAGLNEVRNARKRGQEITVETCPQYLLLDDHYYDLENFEGAKYVMSPPLRKVTDNKALIQAIVDREIDTIATDHCSFNFKNDKELGKNDFRKIPNGGPGVEHRPQLIYTYLVDAGHIDVSRMCELISTNPAKRFGMYPEKGVLEVGSDADIVIFTPNYEGEITWKNQLQNVDYTPYEGFKVKGQAKTVFVNGECVVDNAAIVKERQGTYVLGPRGAK